CCAAAGAGCTATCCCCTACACTGCCTAGCAAACTGGGCAATCCTAGTGTGCGCATGGTCATGATTTGTCATTGCCTTGACATCAACAGGAATTGAGCTTGGCTCTAAGTGGGAATAGGTTACACACATTACTGTTTTCAGTAGTGAACATCAGCGCTGGAGAGCTTGTGCCCTCTGTGAGCACTTAGTAGTAGCAGCCAAGCCCACAGGTTGGAGAAGACAAGGACCCAGGGCTAGGGGAAGAAccctctaattttttttttgtcttcaggcCAATCAACCCCAACAAAGCCAGATAAttacaatgcaaaaaaaacagaGGCCAAAGACTGAGATGCAAATAATGGTAATCGATCTTCCTCCACTGTCAATTTGTCGTTCATAACCAGAGGTTATCAGAAGCTCTGTTCTAGTTCAAACAGGTCATCACTTCAACCATGCCATTCCTGCCTCGTCAGGAGCACCTTGtggcctgtgctgtgctggaggCTGGACCACTGCCTTCCCCCCAACCTTGAAAACTGGGAATCGCTGAGCAAACAACATCCGCTAGTATCAACTGGTAGACGCGCACTGCTTTGTTTCCCAACAATGAAAAAGTCAGCAAGGATACAGCCAGCTTGTTTCACCCTCTTATCTGCTGCCAGTCTCCATCCTAGATTTATAGGCACATGGTGCCACCTCTTTTTTGGTAGCATGTTCTGCAAATATGGCCAAGGGGAGAGAAGGATTTACCAACAGGAAGAGATCAGCCTCTGAGTCAGAAGCCCTGATGGGGAGGAAGATACAATACTCCCTAGACAGCAGACAGCCCAGGAAAAGTAAACaacaagaagcagcagattTGACATCCACCAAACTGGGCTAAAACCCTACCAAAGACACTGGTAAGTGCCAGCCCAGCAGCTTTTCTGATGCTACTTTGGCCCTGAGATGCTAACTTGTTTTATGAGGAGCCCAAGGGGATAAATATATctacattttaagaaagaaaagcttctgcATGAGCCTCCTGCTGACTCTGTTTGCTGTCTCTGCCCCAGGCCAGAGTTAccagctctgcctttgctgctgaGCCCTCAGGCTCCTCTTGGTCCCCCCCCTCCCAGATCTCCCAGCCATCCCCCTCTTGCCTGGACCACCCTACATGTTTCCTGCAGCCTGTCCCAAGAGGAAAGATCCTGAAGTTCAGAGGAATTGGATGAAATGTCATGGGATCGACAACATTGGTAATTataagcagagagagagagggagaaaaagagaagttgtAAGATCAACTAACCAGAATGATCTAAGCACAGAGCACAACTGATTAGATCAATTCACAAAGGAAAGGGATGACTAGCAACTATCTGCAGCTCGCCTTCAGTCCTGACCAGGAGAGCTCCCCAAGTCCACTACGGCCATGAAGAGGTTTCCATAGGCAGTCCCTACAGAGGGAACATTACCCTCTCCAAACAGTCCTGGCGCATCAGTCCCACCCTTGCCATTTCCTGCCTTCAGGGAGCTGGCGTTGGTCCTCACTCTCCTTCCTGGAGCTGCAGCACTTCCCCATCCTCGTTCTTGCTGCCCTTGTGCTTGAACAATCCTGTGCCTGTCTCTAATCCCATGGAGGGTGGCTCCCCCCATGGTGCTGGGGGGGATGTAACACACTGGCAAAATGGGGGGGCCGCAGGGGGATTACAACGCCAGCAAGGTGGGAGAGTTCAAAGAATCCGAGGACTGGTcaccgctgctgctgctcctccggTGAGCTTTGGAGCAGGACTCGGACGGGGAGAGAGGAGACTCCTGATCCAACACATTGGGGTAGGTGAACACCAAGTTGGAGGAGCCAGGAGTGATGGCTGGTGTTGAGGTCACCACAATGGGAGTGTTGAGTGCCTCCTCCCCATAAAAACCTCCAGCAATGCTGATGGGCTTAATGACAGACCTCTGAGCTTTGTCAAGGACCAAAGAGGAAGATGGGATCTCTTCCTCGACAGGCTCCTGCTTCACCACCACCGCTCCACTTGCTCCAGTCCGAACGCTCTGGAGGCTGCTGGATGGTGGGCTCCGACGTTCCTCAGGGCTGATTTTGCACACAGGGCTGTGAGCCACCAGCATAAACTCcagcttctccttctccttctggaGCTCAGCAATCTCCTTTTGCAGCACTgacttctcctcctccagcacttCAGTTTCCTGCAGACAAAAGGGGAATAAGTAAGTATCAGAGGCTCTAGAACTGCTCCTCACCTGGAACACGGCCATCAAGTCCATTTCCCATCTGGCATGGGCAGATACACCCCAGATTCTTCAAGAGCCAAGCAGGCATCAGGTCATTGCCAGCTGAGCTCTTGTGTTTCATGTGTTTACCAGTAGGCTACTCCCAAACTTCACTGATCTAAGGGTTATAAATAGTCTTCTCGTGAGCTTGCCTTAATTTTCACATGGCCAGGTTCTACCACTCTGTCTTGGCCTGTTACTTCACTCTTCTCCCTTGCTGTCTGCCTGACGGACACCTTAGCAGAGTGGACTCAGATCTCCTGCCATCATTTTTTGTGTTAGTCACATTCTTTTCACTTAGACAGAGGTAGTGTCCAGCAATCTCTATAaactgtttccattttctttctgtagcgCATATTCCAGATTAGGTCTCACACTTGCCTGACTCTTGCACAAAGGGCTAACGCTTTCATCTCCACTGGATCATCCCTTGATGCATCTGAGGATTAATACGTTTACCTTTCCCATGGTCACATCACACTGATGGCTCGTAGTCAACCTGTGAGCAATTAGTACCTTCCTGTGTGCGGAGCTCACCATTTCACAAAGAAGTCACCCTCAGTCCTTCAGGATATGACCTTTGCACTCCCCTCACTTCTATTACTTTAGTCATAACAATCCTTAAATTCTTCCTATAGGATGTCCTGCCTCCCCTACACTGAGAATACCTCCAGAATTTGAGTCAGCAACACATTTCACTGGTGTGCTCTCACCGCTGCTGCTGCACTTGTTAATAAGATCATCAAATAAAACCAGCCCTAGGCTGCTTCTTGAGCAGGAGCGCTGGAGCCTTCCCTCCAGCCTCTTTCAACACAACCCAGCCTTGCCTCCTCTTAAGCCAATCCCTTACCCATCCCATGGTTCTTGTGCTCATCCTACCTTCTCCAGCTTAACTAGTTATTTCCCCTGTGGCATCAGACCACAGGTCTCTGCGGTGCTTCCTTTGTGCAGAAAATCAGTTACCGCCACCAAAGAAAGGTTAGCCTAAAGGATGTAGCTTTGATAGGTATACATAACGTCTGCCTTGTTTTCTACTGCTTTCAGGTGATCCTACCATATTCAATGCTTTTGTCCTTAAAGCCTGCCTTTGAGGCACAGAGCATCTTTATTTCCACTTATGGAGGGAGACCAGAGGTAGGGAGACTCACGCTAGTTGGGAGGCTAGAAGGGAAGAGAGCTCCTAGGACATTTTGGGCAGTCAGCAAGGGGAATTTAGGCTCCTGAGCTCCAGGCCTGAGCCCTCATCACCGTTGATGTAGGAGCAGTGCCACTGGGCAGCCTTGGAAGGGGAAGGCAGCATGCGTTTTGCAGCATCTTCCTCGAACATGCTATTGGAGTAAGAGCAATGCCCTTCAAGCTGGTCCAAAGGCCAGGCAACAAGGAAGGAGAAACATATGCAGCTCACGTACCGCCTGGAGTTTCTCTGTTAGCTCTCGACGCCTGTTACGACACTTAGCAGCTGCCAGCTTGTTCCTCTCTCTCCGGATCCTTCGCTTCTCTTCTTCCTCGGGCGACAGCTGTGGGCAAGTGCCAAGAAAACCCACAATCAGATCTGAGCAAGGCATTCCTTGAAGTTTGTGAGGATTTAACCgcaatgcaaaggaaaaaggcCTGATCCAGCAGGATGCTGAGCACTCCCCCTCTTCACTGATGTCAGCAGAAGATGAAAGCGCACAGTATGTCTGCCTGCACCGGGTCTTAGCAGAAGGGTGAGGAGAAGATGGagcggggagcagggggaagaTTGTGAAAGAGGACAGTGAATCTGCACCAAGGCCAAACAGATAAAAGATGCTCTGATTGTTTCACAACTTGGGTGGTACGttaagcaaaaccagagcaCGATGTTGTAAGTGCCtctttcttgaaagaaaatatctgctGCTTCCCACACAAAAATAGTTGCTAGCTTGAAGGTCGGGgatggggtggagggggagacAGGGAAATCAGCAGAGCTCCCATGAAGTCCGTGAAGCAACAATGATTTATACCACCCAAAAATCTGACCTCAGATTTTCGAGCACTCAACGAGATAACACACTGTGCTTCTTGCATCAGCAGGCAAGGCTCCAGTGATATCAAGGGCTTCCTGAGGCCAGCTGACATCCTCACTGATGTAAATCAGGACCAATTCCATAGAAACCCATCGAGCCACACTCTTGCAAAACCAGAGGAAGTGAGCAGGAGCCCACAAGATCTGGTCAAGTCCAGCCTAGCTTTTAGGGTTTGAGACGAGGTTTTACAAATCCCAGCAGCGGCAGATAGGCTTGCACCACTGCTGAGGCCGGGGAGCTGGTACAGCAGTGCATGCAGAAGGCCAGCACGGCCTGGCTCACCGCTGCGGCACACGGCGCGCAGGAGCTGGTGCAAAGAGACCGCCGTGGGGATTCACAGCCCGTGGTTGGCCATGCATCCTCCTCTGCTGCGGACTGACCTCGTGCCCTGTGCTTCAGCCTCACTGGGCCGACGTGCGCTGCAGGGGCTTTGGCCTGGTGACTGCAAACAAAAGTGAAACGAGCACCCTGCAAAGCACATGTCAGATCTCACACAGTGACAGcagagaatggaaagaaaaaccttttcataaaagctttcagttttaatatCTTCAGAGGCTGTCAAAATCGCAAACAAGACATTCACCCTTttactatattttctttttggtgttAGTTTTACTCTAACCtcattctggtttgttttggtttgctttatttccttAATTTCGATCTTTGCAGTTTCAGGGAGTTTACTTCAGCCTCGGGGCATTCCCCTCACTcggttcttctttttttttcagaatccgGGCTGTGCCTGCCATTTCACCTGCCCCCGGACGCACACTGAGCAACACAAGCACTTCTAGGACTCCAGGACACAGGCTTTGGGCCTGAAAGCTTTGCCATCAGCAGATCACAGCGCTCCATCTCGGGGTGGGGGGTACCTCCACCCTGCTGGGCAGCAGACAGTGGGGCTTTGGCATATTCTCCCCCAATAAGGAGCCCCCACGGGCACCACTCTTCCCAGtacagctctgcctgctcacTTGCCAGCCTGTATGTGTGCAgggtaaaaatgtatttgcacacAAATATCCGCAGTATGGCAAAGCTTTAAGCACGCACACAGATTCTGTGATGACTTGGGGCCTCTGCGTACAGTTTTCAAGAGCCCTTTCATGCTTCAGAAGCACAGACCCCATTTAAATGTGTTGACATCGAAATTTCTCCTCCCAGGGCCTTtggtcattttaaaattatctgccTCAGAGGCTATGCTTCGCAAAAATCTCATAGATGGGGCTGAAGCCCCTAATCTGGACGTGCTTAACATTATACCGGGTCTAAAAAGGAATATTCTGTCAGCGGTTGCTGGATTTGTTTGAAAGCAGTTGGATTTGGCACTCTTCGTGCCCCTGCTGTACGCGTTATCTGTAGTTTGTCCAAGCCCAATACGTGCATTCGCTGGCAGAAGCGATCATCAAAACAGGCTCTTTTCATAAAGCGTTACACAATGTTTTCCAAAAAGGCACTCCGATGCGGTGTTCAAAGCACCAACAGAGGAAACCTGAGCCAAAGAGCCATGGTAAAGCGCCCGGGTACTGCCTTAGCATGCGCCTAATCAAAAGGACTTGGCTTTGAATGACCCACAATGAACGGCTTGCAAACAAGCCACAGGCCAGGAATTGCTTGGCAGGCATCCTTCAGCAAATAACTCTGAACAACAAATAAAGCGGAGAATATGGTGATCTCTTCACGGCCAATTTGTGAACACAGAGGCAGCATTTGTCAAACAAATTAGTTGTTACTAATTATTCCCCCAGTTCTCGTGAGAGCTTCCCTGGCTTTGGACACCAGCCCTGCACGCAGGGAACCGGGAGGTAGCTCCAGCTGGTGGAAAGGGCTGGCACGTACCCGAACCACCACGGCTGCCCCATTCTTCCTCCCAAAAACGGGTCCTCAGTGCACCCATACCAGCTCCCCGCACAGAGGTGCGGCTCACTCCGGACAAGTGACTTTAACCCCTTCCCTATCTCTTAGGTCCAAACCAGACAGCGACTCCACATAAAATAATCAGACTGTGAATCAAAACAGATGACGTGGAAGTAAAAGTAGGGCTGGTGAGTCTTATTAGAAACAGATCTCATGCAATAGTGCGTGCTCATGTACCGAGGGTGCGCAGTGCGTCTCGTTACGCTGCTCTGCAGCGACTCACGCCACTGCTGCTTGGGAACAATTCAGGGAGATCTAgattattcagattttttttaaaaaaagaaatcagcctAGCAATGTGGATAGCTATTCACCAGACAGCCCTGGAGAAGGCTGTTTCTTACTAAGAGATTGACAGGGCTGAAAGGATTTCCAGAGGACAAGATGCGTGCATCTAGTCCACcgccctgccccagcactggATACAGAATCCTGGCTCAGTAATCCCATCAGGAGGCTGAGCACAGGGCAGCAGTGGTACAAGCCACCCCATCCCAGCTAGGAGAATGCCAGAGTTGGGAgcagaaaaatctctgcttaTGGGATCCCCACCTCACTGCTGTAAAGAGATGAAGCGATTGCATGTTTGTAGTGGGAAGGTGGATTTAGACCCCAGACATCCAGAAGGCCCTTGCTACTAGAGTCGAGGTGCTTTGGGGAAGCTGTTCCTCTCTGCACGATGCTGGCTGGTACTGGTGGTATCACCAAAAAGTGAGACTGGAGCAGCACTAGCTGCCACAGAACAGCTATAAAGCACTGGCTGATGTAATTTGGGTGTCAGATTTGTAAAGGACCTACGTAAAATCTCCTCTGCTTGCTCAGAGGTTTCCTTCTGCCTGGAGTGGCAGAGACACTCAAACTGAAACCCAGGGCTCGACTTCAGAGTTTCACCTGCTTTTGAAACCGAGCCGCAACGCGGCCCTGTGGTGCGAAGCATTTGATGGAGATTGGGTAAGTCTCGCTGTAAGATGaggaaacagcaataaaatcaCCCTCCAGCTTACACCCTACGTCACCTGGAGAAACCCCAGCACCTGTACAGCGCAGGGGACAGACCTCAGCACTCCCCCGTGGGGCCAGGAGATTACAAgagagggcggggggggggaatcTCTGTACGCCTGTTTTCGAGGCACCCCCAGCTGCTCTCCCCGCCGTGGTTACCTGCTCATCTCTTCGTCTCCGTCCCACTGTGGTCCCGATGGTTTTGATCACACCAGGTCGCTGAAGGGCCGTGTGTCCGGCCACTGAAGACAGCGGGGGCAGCGGATGGCTGTAGGGGTGTGAGCGAGAGTAAGGGCTTGACATGGAGGTGATGACGGTGGGCTGGACCATCCACTGCAGGTCTTGGCTGGTTGTGATGGCGTTGATCGTGGGGATAAAAGCACTGCCTGATCCTGGCATATCTACTCGAAATTTCTAGGAGGAAACGcaggggagaaaagggagagagagaagaaaagaaaacgtCAATGAAAGCAGAACATAAGTGGTTACTCAGAAACCAGCCGGGCCCTCAGGAGCGGCACCAGTGAGGATCAAAGCAGCACCCAAAGCAAAGGCACCGGCTGCGGATGCCTGTGCAGCATCccagcctgcccctgcccgccgcagccccccgaGGAAGGTGCTGGGCTCAGGCACTTCCCCTCcggagcagccctgccctctCTCAGCCCCCTTCCTCATCCGCCCCACAGCTCCCCAGTATCCCCTACACCAGCCTCCCCTCCCGGGCAgtgtccccaccaccaccacctccttccTGTGCCCACCGCTCCTTCTGGCGTGGAGTGAAAGGGGAATTAAGGAGTTTCTA
This region of Nyctibius grandis isolate bNycGra1 chromosome 1, bNycGra1.pri, whole genome shotgun sequence genomic DNA includes:
- the FOSL2 gene encoding fos-related antigen 2 — encoded protein: MYQDYPGNFDTSSRGSSGSPGHPETYSSGAAHQKFRVDMPGSGSAFIPTINAITTSQDLQWMVQPTVITSMSSPYSRSHPYSHPLPPLSSVAGHTALQRPGVIKTIGTTVGRRRRDEQLSPEEEEKRRIRRERNKLAAAKCRNRRRELTEKLQAETEVLEEEKSVLQKEIAELQKEKEKLEFMLVAHSPVCKISPEERRSPPSSSLQSVRTGASGAVVVKQEPVEEEIPSSSLVLDKAQRSVIKPISIAGGFYGEEALNTPIVVTSTPAITPGSSNLVFTYPNVLDQESPLSPSESCSKAHRRSSSSGDQSSDSLNSPTLLAL